Proteins encoded by one window of Elaeis guineensis isolate ETL-2024a chromosome 12, EG11, whole genome shotgun sequence:
- the LOC105055118 gene encoding basic blue protein — protein MDSNLTLCHTLSAIFLLCLLAQRHVQATEYMVGDDLGWDTGNNYLLWSQKYKFSVGDVLVFKYEEGQHDVCQVREETYRSCDPTSGITKIYNSGNDQVNLTEGGKYWFICNITGHCQGGMKFGISVASASPNGGGGGGLAPPPEEQGGGAAGEAVGRGRVGWVLGLAIGGLCLLSY, from the exons ATGGACTCTAATCTCACCTTATGCCACACCCTCTCTGCCATCTTCCTCCTTTGTCTCCTAGCCCAGCGCCATGTCCAAGCCACCGAATACATGGTGGGCGATGACCTCGGGTGGGATACGGGCAATAACTACCTCCTCTGGTCCCAGAAATACAAATTCTCAGTAGGCGATGTCCTCG TTTTTAAGTATGAAGAGGGGCAGCATGATGTGTGTCAGGTGAGGGAGGAGACGTATAGATCATGCGATCCTACTTCGGGCATCACAAAGATCTATAACAGTGGAAATGATCAAGTGAACCTGACAGAGGGAGGGAAGTATTGGTTTATCTGCAACATCACCGGCCATTGCCAGGGTGGGATGAAGTTTGGCATTAGCGTCGCAAGTGCAAGCCCGAAcggaggcggcggcggcggcttGGCACCACCACCTGAGGAGCAGGGCGGTGGAGCAGCCGGGGAAGCGGTGGGGAGGGGGAGGGTAGGGTGGGTGCTTGGCTTGGCTATTGGTGGGTTGTGTTTGTTGAGTTATTGA
- the LOC109506454 gene encoding basic blue protein — MTSHPISYYTLFATSLLVFSAIYYHVEATVYTVGGEEGWTYGQNYLTWSQSINFTVGDVLYFSYVKGQHNVYQVVEEAYQSCDWRNGVIKIYNSGNDRVSLTNATSYYFLCNIKGHCRGGMKFGINVTDASTSPDGGSNGGVSPPPPPPPPLLLPPPPPAGSNDAAGGGNGWWRSWWCPVVFCLVVSF, encoded by the exons ATGACATCCCATCCCATCTCATATTACACCCTCTTTGCTACCTCCCTGCTGGTTTTCTCAGCCATTTACTACCATGTGGAAGCCACGGTGTACACGGTCGGCGGCGAGGAAGGATGGACTTATGGCCAGAACTACCTTACCTGGTCCCAGTCAATCAACTTCACCGTCGGCGATGTTCTAT ATTTCAGCTATGTTAAGGGGCAGCACAACGTGTATCAGGTGGTGGAGGAGGCGTATCAGTCCTGCGACTGGAGGAATGGCGTCATAAAGATCTACAACAGCGGTAACGATCGCGTGAGCCTCACGAACGCGACGAGCTATTATTTCTTGTGCAATATCAAGGGGCACTGCAGAGGCGGCATGAAATTTGGCATCAACGTTACGGATGCGAGCACGAGCCCAGATGGGGGCAGCAACGGAGGAGTCTcgccgccgccaccgccgccgccgcctctgctgctgccgccgccgccgccggctGGGAGCAATGATGCGGCCGGAGGAGGGAACGGGTGGTGGAGGAGTTGGTGGTGCCCTGTGGTGTTTTGTCTTGTGGTTTCTTTTTAA